The following are from one region of the Paramagnetospirillum magnetotacticum MS-1 genome:
- the hemC gene encoding hydroxymethylbilane synthase, translating into MTAKLPILRIGTRGSPLALAQTHETRDRLAAAWAPLGQEGAIDIEVIKTTGDLIQDRPLAEIGGKGLFTKELDEAMLSGRIHLAVHSMKDVPTLLPDGIVLPCILPREDVRDAFISLKAASLADLPQGAVVGTSSLRRGAQILHRRPDLKVVNFRGNVQTRLRKLDEGVVDATMLAMAGLRRLGLAGHVTSALSEDDMLPAVAQGAIGITCRADDEAAHAFLAALNCPDSFVRVAAERAFLTRLDGSCRTPIAALAVLDGDHLSFRGLIVSPDGTAIHATSRSGSRSDAEAMGKDAAEELIKVAGPGFFDLIKPH; encoded by the coding sequence ATGACCGCAAAACTTCCCATCCTTCGCATCGGCACCCGCGGCTCGCCCCTGGCCCTGGCCCAGACCCATGAGACCCGCGACCGCCTCGCCGCCGCCTGGGCCCCTTTGGGCCAAGAGGGCGCCATCGACATCGAGGTCATCAAGACCACCGGCGACCTGATCCAGGACCGCCCGCTGGCCGAGATCGGCGGCAAGGGCCTGTTCACCAAGGAACTGGACGAGGCCATGCTTTCGGGCCGCATCCATCTGGCCGTCCATTCCATGAAGGATGTGCCGACCCTGTTGCCCGACGGCATCGTCCTGCCCTGCATTCTGCCACGCGAGGATGTGCGCGACGCCTTCATCAGCCTCAAGGCGGCCTCGCTCGCCGATCTGCCCCAGGGCGCGGTGGTGGGAACCTCGTCCTTGCGCCGTGGTGCCCAGATCCTGCACCGGCGCCCCGATCTCAAGGTGGTGAATTTCCGCGGCAACGTCCAGACCCGGCTGCGAAAGCTGGACGAAGGCGTGGTGGACGCCACCATGCTGGCCATGGCCGGGCTGCGGCGTCTAGGGCTGGCGGGCCACGTCACCTCGGCGCTGTCCGAAGACGACATGCTGCCCGCCGTGGCCCAGGGCGCCATCGGCATCACCTGCCGCGCCGATGACGAGGCGGCCCATGCTTTTCTCGCGGCGCTCAACTGCCCGGATTCCTTCGTCCGCGTCGCGGCGGAACGGGCCTTTCTCACCCGCCTGGACGGTTCGTGCCGCACCCCCATCGCCGCCCTGGCCGTGTTGGACGGCGATCATTTGTCGTTCCGCGGCCTGATCGTCAGCCCCGACGGCACGGCCATCCATGCCACGTCGCGCAGCGGCAGCCGCTCCGACGCCGAAGCCATGGGCAAGGATGCCGCCGAGGAACTGATCAAGGTGGCCGGGCCGGGCTTCTTCGACCTCATCAAGCCGCACTGA
- the cobW gene encoding cobalamin biosynthesis protein CobW yields MRKIPVTVITGFLGAGKTTLVRHLLAHNQGRRIALIVNEFGDIGVDGQLLAACGVAGCTEDDIIELANGCLCCTVADEFLPTMQALLDRPNPPDHIVIETSGLALPKPLVKAFHWPEIRSRVTVDGVVAVVDAPAAAAGRFASTPEEMARPDHDNPLEEVFEDQLACADLILLNKSDLLETGALEALRAGIAARLRPGVKTLATHMSAVDPLVVLGLSAAAEEDLAARPSHHDAEDGHDHDDFESFALHLPMVDDPAMVESRAVAAIAAHDILRLKGFLAVTGKPARHVIQAVGTRVERYFDRPWKADEERVGTLVVIGRTGLDRAAIEAAIKGL; encoded by the coding sequence ATGCGCAAGATTCCCGTCACCGTCATCACCGGCTTTCTGGGCGCGGGCAAGACCACCCTGGTCCGCCATCTCCTGGCCCATAACCAGGGACGGCGCATCGCGCTGATCGTCAACGAATTCGGCGATATCGGGGTGGACGGCCAATTGCTGGCCGCCTGCGGCGTGGCGGGATGTACCGAAGACGACATCATCGAACTGGCCAATGGCTGCCTGTGCTGCACCGTGGCCGACGAGTTCCTGCCCACCATGCAGGCCTTGCTGGACCGGCCCAACCCTCCCGACCATATCGTCATCGAGACCTCGGGTCTGGCCCTGCCCAAACCCCTGGTCAAGGCCTTCCACTGGCCGGAAATCCGCTCGCGCGTCACCGTGGACGGCGTGGTGGCGGTGGTGGATGCCCCGGCTGCCGCGGCGGGCCGCTTCGCCTCCACGCCGGAGGAAATGGCCCGGCCCGACCACGACAATCCCTTGGAGGAAGTGTTCGAGGACCAGTTGGCCTGCGCCGATCTGATCCTTTTGAACAAATCTGACCTGCTGGAGACGGGCGCGCTTGAGGCCCTGCGGGCCGGTATCGCGGCGCGCCTGCGCCCCGGCGTCAAGACCTTGGCCACCCATATGTCGGCGGTGGACCCGCTGGTGGTCCTCGGCCTTTCGGCCGCCGCCGAGGAAGACCTGGCGGCGCGCCCCTCCCACCACGATGCCGAGGACGGCCACGACCACGACGATTTCGAAAGCTTCGCATTGCATCTGCCCATGGTCGACGACCCGGCCATGGTGGAGTCCCGCGCCGTGGCCGCCATCGCCGCCCACGACATTTTACGCCTCAAAGGCTTCCTGGCGGTGACGGGAAAGCCCGCCCGCCATGTGATCCAGGCGGTCGGTACGAGGGTGGAACGATATTTCGACCGCCCCTGGAAGGCCGATGAGGAGCGTGTCGGCACCCTGGTGGTGATCGGCCGCACCGGCCTCGACCGCGCGGCGATCGAGGCTGCGATCAAGGGCCTCTGA
- a CDS encoding uroporphyrinogen-III synthase: MRALVTRPKEDSEGVARALGQRGLDVMIEPLLDIAAVEDAQVETEGAQGILVTSANGIRALARLCPRRDLAVWAVGDSSARAAREMGFSAVESAGGDVDSLAELVAARVNPQSGALLHAAGTVVAGDLSGRLEAKGFQVRRQVLYQAVTATRLSDGLCRALVDGTIHLALFFSPRTAKTFATLAVEAGVQDQLRTIAAYGLSANVSAELARVPWRVLRQAFEPTQAALLAAIDDDLNRGF; encoded by the coding sequence ATGCGCGCCCTGGTCACCCGCCCCAAGGAGGATTCCGAAGGCGTGGCACGGGCCTTGGGCCAGCGCGGCCTTGACGTCATGATCGAGCCGCTGCTCGACATCGCAGCCGTCGAGGACGCCCAGGTGGAGACCGAGGGCGCCCAGGGCATCTTAGTGACCAGCGCCAACGGCATCCGCGCCCTGGCCCGTCTATGCCCCCGCCGGGATCTGGCGGTGTGGGCGGTGGGCGATTCCTCGGCGCGGGCGGCGCGCGAGATGGGCTTTTCCGCCGTGGAAAGCGCCGGGGGCGATGTGGACTCCCTGGCCGAACTGGTGGCGGCCCGCGTCAATCCCCAATCTGGTGCCCTGCTGCATGCCGCTGGAACGGTGGTTGCGGGCGATTTGTCGGGACGTCTCGAAGCCAAGGGATTCCAGGTGCGGCGTCAGGTCCTGTATCAGGCGGTAACCGCCACCCGCCTGTCCGACGGGCTCTGCCGGGCGCTCGTGGACGGCACCATCCATCTGGCCCTGTTTTTCTCTCCCCGCACCGCCAAAACCTTTGCTACCTTGGCGGTCGAAGCGGGAGTGCAGGACCAACTTCGCACCATCGCCGCCTATGGTCTGTCGGCCAATGTTTCGGCCGAACTGGCGCGGGTGCCCTGGCGGGTGCTGCGCCAGGCCTTTGAACCGACCCAGGCCGCCTTGCTGGCCGCCATCGACGACGATCTCAACCGGGGATTTTAG
- the cobU gene encoding bifunctional adenosylcobinamide kinase/adenosylcobinamide-phosphate guanylyltransferase: protein MNALPPSTLVLGGARSGKSAYAESLFGEAPALYLATGQALDGEMAERIDHHRRRRGAGWSTLEEPLDLADALDNVMRPDRPVLVDCLTMWLSNLMHAGRDIDRCLDRLCEVLSAPNGPVVLVSNEVGMGLVPETSLGRAFRDHQGRVNQRVAAQCRRVVFVAAGLPLILKDVS from the coding sequence ATGAACGCACTTCCCCCCTCCACACTGGTCCTGGGCGGTGCCCGCTCGGGCAAATCCGCCTATGCCGAATCCCTGTTCGGCGAGGCTCCGGCCCTCTATCTCGCCACCGGCCAGGCGCTCGACGGTGAAATGGCCGAGCGCATCGACCATCACCGCCGCAGGCGGGGAGCGGGCTGGAGCACGCTGGAAGAGCCTCTGGATCTGGCCGACGCCCTGGACAACGTCATGCGCCCCGACCGGCCAGTCCTGGTGGATTGCCTGACCATGTGGCTGTCCAACCTGATGCATGCGGGCCGCGACATCGACCGCTGCCTCGACCGGCTGTGCGAGGTTCTGTCCGCCCCCAACGGGCCGGTTGTGCTGGTCTCCAACGAGGTGGGCATGGGGCTGGTGCCGGAAACCAGCCTGGGCCGCGCTTTTCGCGACCATCAGGGCCGGGTCAACCAACGGGTCGCCGCCCAATGCCGCCGGGTGGTGTTCGTCGCCGCCGGTCTTCCCCTGATTCTCAAGGACGTTTCCTGA
- a CDS encoding COG4223 family protein: MTSEPAPMPAPAPEAPTQGAPSRSSGRLMLILALLALGGGAYGSFPLWRAQIGMPVASEGFEVENLRAELSAATNRIAQLEAKGPTSNPDAARLERLEETVKAAPAHASAPMAEIESLAKQIAELKRSSAEASAVLRLSERLEQLDQNVRELQSKRSSAAALLLAVGQLREAAAAGRSFESEWRAARVLAGEDSESLALLDGLKPFAGTGIASRATLAQRFETLAPALIRAEILPEGDGWWRRTLDRLLSLVTIRREDGAALGQNAAAIIGRAQAAISRDDPAGALAELEGLSAGPAQAAQSWITEARARQSADKALSQLTAQALALAGAKP, from the coding sequence ATGACGTCAGAGCCCGCGCCCATGCCCGCCCCCGCCCCGGAGGCGCCGACCCAGGGAGCGCCCAGCCGATCATCGGGCCGCCTGATGCTCATCCTCGCCCTGCTGGCGCTGGGCGGCGGGGCCTATGGCAGCTTTCCCCTGTGGCGCGCCCAGATCGGAATGCCCGTGGCGTCCGAAGGCTTCGAGGTGGAGAATTTGCGGGCCGAACTGTCGGCGGCCACCAATCGCATCGCCCAGTTGGAGGCCAAGGGACCGACCAGCAATCCCGACGCCGCCCGCCTGGAACGGTTGGAGGAGACGGTAAAAGCCGCCCCGGCCCATGCAAGCGCCCCCATGGCCGAGATCGAATCGCTGGCAAAACAGATTGCCGAGCTCAAGCGCAGCTCGGCCGAGGCCAGCGCCGTCCTGCGCCTTTCCGAGCGTCTGGAGCAATTGGACCAGAATGTGCGCGAGCTTCAGTCCAAGCGCTCCTCGGCCGCCGCCCTCCTTCTGGCCGTCGGACAGTTGCGCGAAGCCGCCGCCGCCGGGCGGAGCTTCGAGTCCGAATGGCGCGCCGCCCGCGTCCTGGCGGGCGAGGACAGCGAAAGCCTCGCCCTGCTCGACGGGCTGAAGCCCTTTGCGGGCACGGGCATCGCCAGCCGCGCCACCCTGGCGCAACGCTTCGAGACCCTGGCCCCCGCCCTGATCCGCGCCGAAATCCTGCCCGAAGGCGACGGCTGGTGGCGTCGTACCCTGGACCGGCTGCTGTCTCTGGTCACCATCCGCCGCGAGGACGGCGCGGCCCTGGGCCAGAACGCCGCCGCCATCATCGGCCGCGCCCAGGCGGCCATCAGCCGCGACGATCCGGCCGGTGCCCTGGCCGAGCTGGAAGGCTTGAGCGCAGGCCCGGCCCAGGCCGCTCAAAGCTGGATCACCGAGGCGCGGGCGCGCCAGAGTGCCGACAAGGCCCTGTCGCAATTGACCGCCCAGGCTTTGGCCCTGGCCGGAGCCAAGCCATGA
- the cobN gene encoding cobaltochelatase subunit CobN, whose product MHLLAAQPGTISDGTEAVDLCQSPADLVVLSAADTELAALAAAYGTWGDAPVGLRLANLTRLAHHMSVDLYVEQVIAHARLVVVRLLGGRSYWPYGIEQIVDACRRFGIALALLPGADQPDPDLMADSTVEPQSVERLWAYLLHGGPENCRSFLAHAANLLGHGTEWLEPRPLPQAGLYGEADAGDGRPQALVVFYRALVLAGDTAPVDALIAGLRGQGLAASALFVHSLKDPVSAALTRTLLTETPPDVIVNATGFAVSSPGKAETGPFDAADCPVLQVILASGTEEAWKAGTQGLGPRDIAMNVALPEVDGRIITRAISFKQARRDAATQCDLAIHAPVADRIQFVTRLAANWAKLRRKAPEQRRIALVLANYPNRDGRIGNGVGLDTPAATIQVLRALDAAGYGVGDIPESGNALIELIQAGATNDWRALAHRERRETLALPDYLAWFQSQPRALQDKVTARWGAPEADPFFAKGELTCGDFILPATRFGFVTVAVQPARGYNIDPASSYHDPDLVPPHNYLAFYAWMQDGFRADAVVHMGKHGNLEWLPGKALALSAECFSEAALGPLPHLYPFIVNDPGEGTQAKRRASAVIIDHLTPPLTRAESYGPLRELERLVDEYYEAAGVDPRRLGLLRREILTLSAAAGLDEDLGISRDDAPDEALKKLDNHLCELKELQIRDGLHIFGLSPMGDQLTDLLVALARVPRGSAPEGASLPRALAGDLGLDFDPLDCVPGDDWTGPRPQALGGDAPWRSHGDAVERLEVLSRALIAGERQPEPGWAKTIPVLQWIETHLRPTVEACGGAEIQGLLKGLAGHFVAPGPSGAPTRGRPDVLPTGRNFYSVDTRAVPTPAAWSLGWKSAQLLLERHLQEHGDWPKALALTAWGTSNMRTGGDDIAQGLALMGVKPRWDVGSNRVSGFEILPATVLDRPRIDVTLRVSGFFRDAFPGLIDLFDSASRAVAALDEPAEINPLAERVRAERTRLEGEGASPEQAARQAGFRVFGSMPGAYGAGLQALIDEKGWATRADLAESYMAWGGWAYGAGAEGEAGHGLFRQRLSKVEAVVQNQDNREHDLLDSDDYYQFEGGLAAAVETASGRAPTVWHADHSRPETPRIRTLDDEIARIVRARVVNPKWIKGVMRHGYKGAFEMAASVDYLFAFAATTKAVKDHHFDLVAEAYLGDEEVLDFLEANNPAALADIRTRLNEAIERGLWQPRRNSTHRLLEADPK is encoded by the coding sequence ATGCACCTTCTCGCCGCCCAGCCCGGCACCATTTCCGACGGCACCGAGGCCGTGGATCTTTGCCAGAGCCCCGCCGATCTGGTGGTGCTGTCGGCGGCCGATACGGAACTGGCCGCCCTGGCCGCCGCCTATGGCACTTGGGGAGATGCGCCGGTCGGCCTGCGTCTGGCCAATCTCACCCGTCTGGCCCATCACATGTCGGTGGACCTCTATGTGGAGCAGGTCATCGCCCATGCCCGGCTGGTGGTGGTGCGGCTGCTGGGCGGACGCTCCTACTGGCCCTATGGCATCGAGCAGATCGTGGATGCCTGCCGCCGCTTTGGCATTGCCCTGGCCCTGCTGCCCGGCGCCGATCAGCCCGATCCCGATCTGATGGCCGATTCCACCGTGGAGCCCCAATCGGTCGAACGGCTGTGGGCCTATCTGCTGCATGGTGGGCCGGAGAATTGCCGCTCCTTCCTGGCCCATGCCGCCAATCTTCTTGGTCATGGCACCGAATGGCTGGAACCCCGGCCGCTGCCCCAGGCAGGCCTCTACGGCGAGGCCGATGCCGGGGACGGACGGCCTCAAGCCCTGGTGGTGTTCTACCGCGCCCTGGTCCTGGCTGGCGACACCGCCCCGGTGGATGCCCTGATAGCTGGGCTGCGCGGGCAAGGGCTGGCGGCTTCGGCCCTGTTCGTCCACAGCCTGAAGGACCCGGTCAGCGCGGCGCTCACCCGCACCCTGCTGACCGAGACGCCGCCCGACGTGATCGTCAACGCCACCGGTTTCGCAGTCTCTTCGCCGGGAAAGGCCGAGACCGGCCCCTTCGACGCCGCCGATTGCCCGGTGCTGCAGGTGATCCTGGCCTCGGGCACCGAGGAGGCCTGGAAAGCGGGCACCCAAGGTCTGGGCCCGCGCGATATCGCCATGAATGTGGCCCTGCCCGAGGTGGACGGGCGCATCATCACCCGCGCCATTTCCTTCAAGCAGGCAAGGCGCGACGCGGCCACCCAATGCGATCTGGCCATACACGCCCCCGTGGCGGACCGTATCCAGTTCGTCACAAGGCTTGCCGCCAACTGGGCGAAACTGCGCCGCAAGGCGCCGGAACAGCGGCGCATCGCCCTGGTCCTGGCCAATTACCCCAACCGCGACGGCCGCATCGGCAACGGCGTCGGCCTGGACACCCCTGCCGCGACCATTCAAGTGCTACGGGCTCTTGACGCGGCGGGCTATGGGGTCGGCGATATCCCCGAAAGCGGCAACGCGCTGATCGAGTTAATTCAGGCGGGCGCTACCAATGACTGGCGGGCGCTGGCCCATCGGGAAAGGCGTGAAACCCTGGCCCTGCCCGATTACCTCGCCTGGTTCCAGTCCCAGCCCCGCGCCCTGCAAGACAAGGTGACGGCCCGCTGGGGCGCGCCCGAGGCAGATCCCTTTTTCGCCAAGGGCGAACTGACCTGCGGCGATTTCATCCTGCCCGCCACCCGTTTCGGTTTCGTTACGGTGGCTGTGCAGCCTGCGCGCGGCTATAATATCGACCCGGCCAGCAGCTATCACGACCCCGATCTGGTGCCGCCCCATAATTACCTCGCCTTCTATGCCTGGATGCAGGACGGCTTTCGGGCTGACGCCGTTGTCCATATGGGCAAGCACGGCAATCTGGAATGGCTGCCGGGCAAGGCCCTGGCGCTCTCGGCGGAGTGCTTTTCCGAAGCGGCGCTCGGGCCGCTACCCCATCTTTATCCCTTCATCGTCAATGATCCGGGCGAGGGAACGCAGGCCAAGCGCCGCGCAAGCGCCGTGATCATCGACCACCTGACCCCGCCGCTGACCCGGGCCGAAAGCTATGGCCCCCTGCGAGAGCTGGAGCGTCTGGTGGACGAATATTACGAAGCGGCGGGCGTCGATCCCCGCCGCCTTGGCCTGCTGCGGCGCGAGATCCTGACCCTGTCGGCGGCGGCCGGGCTGGACGAGGATCTGGGCATCAGTCGCGACGACGCGCCGGACGAGGCCCTGAAAAAGCTGGACAACCATCTGTGCGAGCTGAAGGAGTTGCAGATCCGCGACGGGCTGCACATTTTCGGCCTCTCGCCCATGGGCGACCAGCTGACCGATCTGCTGGTGGCCCTGGCCCGCGTGCCCAGGGGAAGTGCCCCGGAAGGCGCCTCCCTGCCGCGCGCCCTGGCCGGTGATCTGGGCCTCGATTTCGATCCCTTGGACTGCGTGCCGGGCGATGATTGGACCGGCCCCCGCCCGCAAGCCTTGGGCGGCGACGCCCCGTGGCGCAGCCATGGCGACGCGGTCGAGCGCCTCGAAGTCCTGTCGCGCGCCCTGATCGCCGGGGAACGCCAGCCCGAGCCCGGCTGGGCCAAGACGATTCCGGTGCTGCAATGGATCGAAACCCATCTGCGGCCCACGGTCGAGGCCTGTGGCGGGGCCGAGATCCAAGGACTGCTCAAGGGCCTTGCCGGGCACTTCGTTGCCCCCGGTCCTTCGGGCGCGCCCACGCGGGGTCGTCCCGACGTGCTGCCCACCGGGCGCAATTTCTATTCCGTCGATACCAGAGCGGTGCCGACGCCCGCGGCCTGGAGCCTGGGCTGGAAATCGGCGCAATTGCTGCTGGAACGCCATCTGCAGGAGCATGGCGACTGGCCCAAGGCCCTGGCGCTGACCGCCTGGGGCACCTCCAATATGCGGACGGGGGGCGACGACATCGCCCAAGGCCTGGCCCTGATGGGGGTGAAGCCCCGCTGGGATGTGGGCTCCAACCGGGTGTCAGGGTTCGAGATCCTGCCCGCCACGGTGTTGGACCGCCCCCGAATCGATGTGACGCTCAGGGTCTCGGGTTTCTTCCGCGACGCCTTCCCCGGCCTGATCGATCTGTTCGATTCGGCGTCGCGCGCCGTGGCCGCCCTGGACGAGCCCGCCGAGATCAATCCCCTGGCTGAACGCGTCCGGGCCGAACGCACCCGGCTGGAAGGCGAGGGCGCTTCGCCGGAACAGGCGGCGCGTCAGGCGGGGTTTAGGGTCTTCGGCTCCATGCCGGGAGCCTATGGCGCCGGGCTCCAGGCCCTGATCGACGAGAAGGGCTGGGCGACGCGGGCCGATCTGGCCGAATCCTACATGGCCTGGGGCGGCTGGGCCTATGGCGCGGGCGCCGAGGGCGAGGCCGGACACGGCCTGTTCCGCCAGCGCCTGTCCAAGGTGGAAGCCGTGGTCCAGAACCAGGACAACCGCGAGCACGACCTGCTGGATTCCGACGATTACTACCAGTTCGAAGGCGGTCTTGCGGCGGCGGTGGAAACCGCCTCGGGCCGTGCACCCACCGTCTGGCACGCCGATCATTCCCGACCCGAAACGCCCCGCATCCGCACTCTGGATGACGAGATCGCCCGCATCGTCCGTGCCCGGGTGGTCAATCCCAAATGGATCAAGGGCGTCATGCGCCACGGCTATAAGGGCGCCTTCGAGATGGCGGCCAGCGTGGATTACCTGTTCGCCTTCGCCGCCACTACCAAGGCGGTCAAGGACCATCACTTCGATCTGGTGGCCGAGGCCTATCTGGGCGACGAGGAGGTGCTGGACTTCCTCGAGGCCAACAACCCCGCCGCCCTGGCTGATATCCGCACCCGGCTCAACGAGGCCATCGAACGCGGCCTGTGGCAGCCGCGCCGCAACTCCACCCACCGTCTCCTGGAGGCCGACCCGAAATGA
- a CDS encoding heme biosynthesis protein HemY codes for MRRFLAFLVLTGLAVAGAVWLADRPGEVTIRWQGWRADTSVPVLLAVLALLLLALSVLIRLIRLVFGAPKRWLAALRLSRQRKGYAALSDGLAAAASGDAARAAKLARKADKLLHDPAITGLLSSQAARLSGDDHQLAERFRAMTERKETAFLGHQGLAELAVKAGDRTTARAEAAKAFDISPTAPDLSVLLLDLHMEAGAWAEAEQVARLARRHGSLSEADFTRRRALILLGRAEDSMAAGDEAQALDWAQDSRDADPQFTPAVALAADLLRRRGKGRKAASLLKSAFKTHAHPLLIAKWLTLGEGESALDRVKRLQDLSQANPASPEGHVALAEAALAAQLWGLARSHLEKALTQRPTRTVFQLLAQVERDERKDETAAHGWLMKAGTDSVPEPAWVCGGCGHHSPDFALCCPACGAAGRLEWT; via the coding sequence ATGAGGCGCTTCCTCGCCTTCCTGGTCCTCACCGGGCTGGCGGTGGCCGGTGCCGTCTGGCTGGCCGACCGGCCGGGCGAGGTCACCATCCGCTGGCAGGGCTGGCGCGCCGACACCTCCGTTCCGGTGCTGCTGGCCGTTCTCGCCCTGCTGCTGCTGGCGCTCTCGGTCCTGATTCGCCTGATCCGGCTGGTGTTCGGCGCGCCCAAGCGCTGGCTGGCGGCACTGCGGTTGAGCCGTCAGCGCAAGGGCTATGCGGCGCTGTCCGATGGACTGGCCGCGGCCGCGTCGGGCGATGCGGCCCGCGCCGCCAAGCTCGCGCGCAAGGCCGACAAGTTGCTGCACGACCCAGCCATCACCGGATTACTGAGTTCCCAGGCCGCCCGTCTCAGCGGCGATGACCATCAACTGGCCGAGCGTTTCCGCGCCATGACCGAACGCAAGGAAACCGCCTTCCTGGGCCATCAGGGGCTGGCCGAACTGGCCGTGAAGGCCGGGGACCGGACCACCGCCCGCGCCGAGGCCGCCAAGGCCTTCGATATTTCGCCCACCGCCCCGGATCTGTCCGTCCTGCTGCTGGACCTGCATATGGAAGCGGGAGCCTGGGCCGAGGCCGAGCAGGTCGCCCGTCTGGCGCGCCGCCACGGCAGCCTGTCCGAGGCGGATTTCACCCGCCGCCGCGCCCTGATCCTGCTGGGCCGGGCCGAGGACTCCATGGCGGCCGGTGACGAGGCCCAGGCCCTGGACTGGGCCCAGGATTCCCGCGATGCCGACCCGCAGTTTACCCCCGCCGTGGCGCTCGCCGCCGATCTTCTGCGCCGACGCGGCAAGGGGCGCAAGGCGGCCTCCTTGCTCAAATCCGCTTTCAAGACCCATGCCCATCCATTGCTGATCGCCAAATGGCTGACGCTGGGCGAGGGCGAGAGCGCGCTGGACCGGGTCAAGCGCCTTCAGGACCTGTCCCAGGCCAATCCCGCCTCGCCCGAGGGCCATGTGGCCCTGGCCGAAGCCGCCCTGGCCGCCCAGTTATGGGGACTGGCCCGCAGCCATCTGGAAAAGGCCCTGACCCAGCGGCCCACCCGCACAGTGTTCCAGCTTCTGGCCCAGGTCGAGCGCGACGAGCGCAAGGACGAGACCGCCGCCCATGGCTGGCTGATGAAGGCCGGAACCGATTCGGTACCGGAACCAGCCTGGGTCTGCGGCGGCTGCGGCCACCACAGCCCGGACTTTGCCCTGTGCTGCCCCGCCTGCGGCGCAGCGGGGCGTCTGGAGTGGACATGA
- a CDS encoding c-type cytochrome gives MTRLGVALAILAGFSAAQALADDGKALFAAKGCTACHGESGAKPIAGSPVLASQNADYLARQMTEIADGTRASGPVKVMKPVIAKTSPEERKALAQWLAGQKPADPQTGDKAKAEKGADLFEENGCIGCHGADGLKPLADYPFLAAQRRDYLMVQIKAIRDEIRSTRRARLMVANVRKLSDAQIEQVAEFLSQTKRK, from the coding sequence ATGACCAGACTGGGCGTCGCCCTGGCCATTCTGGCTGGCTTTTCCGCCGCCCAGGCCCTGGCCGATGACGGCAAGGCGCTGTTCGCCGCCAAGGGCTGCACCGCCTGCCATGGCGAAAGCGGCGCCAAGCCCATTGCCGGTTCTCCCGTTCTTGCCAGCCAGAACGCCGACTATCTGGCCCGCCAGATGACCGAGATCGCCGATGGCACCCGCGCCTCCGGCCCGGTCAAGGTGATGAAACCGGTCATCGCCAAGACCAGCCCCGAGGAGCGCAAGGCCCTGGCCCAATGGCTGGCCGGGCAAAAGCCCGCCGATCCCCAGACCGGCGACAAGGCCAAGGCGGAAAAAGGCGCTGATCTGTTCGAGGAAAACGGCTGTATCGGCTGCCACGGCGCCGATGGCCTGAAGCCCTTGGCCGACTATCCCTTCCTGGCCGCCCAACGCCGGGATTACCTGATGGTCCAGATCAAGGCCATCCGCGACGAAATCCGCTCGACCCGGCGTGCCCGGTTGATGGTCGCCAATGTGCGCAAGCTCTCCGATGCCCAGATCGAGCAGGTCGCCGAGTTTCTTTCGCAAACAAAACGGAAATAG